In Canis lupus baileyi chromosome X, mCanLup2.hap1, whole genome shotgun sequence, one DNA window encodes the following:
- the ZNF275 gene encoding zinc finger protein 275 yields MGEDAQPQEMASTSSPRAGEPGPEVRANRDPEGRAGGLQELPMEHHFACKECGDAFRLKVLLVQHQRIHSEAKGWECADCGRVFRGASEFNEHRKSHAAAEPQPGPSRAPEAALEKREQVEREAKPFECEECGKRFKKNAGLSQHLRVHSREKPFDCEECGRSFKVSTHLFRHQKLHTAEKPFACKACAREFLDRQELLKHQRAHTGHLPFDCDDCGKSFRGVNGLAEHQRIHSGAKPYGCPHCGKLFRRSSELTKHRRIHTGEKPYECGQCGKAFRQSSSLLEHQRIHTGERPYGCGDCGKAFRGPSDLIKHRRIHSGLKPYECDKCGKAFRRSSGLSRHRRTHSGARRCECSECGRVFKRRSALQKHQPSHRD; encoded by the coding sequence ATGGGCGAGGACGCTCAGCCGCAGGAGATGGCGTCCACGAGCTCCCCGCGGGCCGGCGAGCCCGGCCCTGAGGTCAGAGCCAACCGGGACCCtgaggggcgggcgggcggcctgCAGGAGCTGCCCATGGAGCACCACTTCGCGTGTAAGGAGTGTGGGGACGCCTTCCGGCTGAAGGTCCTCCTCGTCCAGCACCAGAGGATTCACAGCGAGGCCAAGGGCTGGGAGTGTGCGGACTGTGGGCGCGTGTTCCGGGGGGCGTCCGAGTTCAACGAGCACCGGAAGAGCCACGCGGCCGCCGAGCCGCAGCCGGGCCCCAGCCGCGCCCCGGAGGCCGCCCTGGAGAAGAgggagcaggtggagagggaggcgAAGCCCTTCGAGTGCGAGGAGTGCGGGAAGCGGTTCAAGAAGAACGCGGGCCTCAGCCAGCACCTGCGCGTGCACAGCCGAGAGAAGCCCTTTGACTGTGAGGAGTGCGGGCGCTCGTTCAAAGTGAGCACGCACCTGTTTCGCCATCAGAAGCTGCACACGGCCGAAAAGCCGTTCGCCTGCAAGGCGTGCGCCCGGGAGTTCCTGGACCGCCAGGAGCTTCTCAAGCACCAGCGCGCGCACACGGGCCACCTGCCCTTCGACTGCGACGACTGCGGCAAGTCGTTCCGCGGCGTCAACGGCCTGGCCGAGCACCAGCGCATCCACAGCGGGGCCAAGCCGTACGGCTGCCCGCACTGCGGCAAGCTGTTCCGCCGGAGCTCGGAGCTCACCAAGCACCGCCGCATCCACACGGGCGAGAAGCCGTACGAGTGCGGCCAGTGCGGCAAGGCCTTCCGCCAGAGCTCCAGCCTCCTGGAGCACCAGCGCATCCACACGGGCGAGCGGCCGTACGGCTGCGGCGACTGCGGCAAGGCCTTCCGCGGCCCGTCCGACCTCATCAAGCACCGGCGCATCCACAGCGGACTGAAGCCCTACGAGTGCGACAAGTGCGGGAAGGCCTTCCGCAGGAGCTCCGGCCTCAGTCGCCACCGCAGGACCCACAGCGGAGCGAGGCGCTGCGAGTGCAGCGAGTGCGGCCGCGTGTTCAAGCGGCGCTCGGCGCTGCAGAAGCACCAGCCGAGCCACCGCGACTAG